A genomic segment from Flavobacterium sp. 9R encodes:
- the rfbD gene encoding dTDP-4-dehydrorhamnose reductase produces the protein MKKILVTGTNGQLGSELRVLSKRYTQFEWVFTDRGELDLCDLVHLTMELSRMQPNYIINCAAHTAVDRAESEFELADVLNHQAVAVLAKWSAKNDCKLLHISTDYVFDGTAATPLAESAPTTPINVYGQTKLAGELACAQECPSSIIIRTSWVYSSFGANFVKTMSRLMQERDSLNVVNDQIGSPTYAADLAQAVLTIIIHPTWQAGIYHFSNEGEISWYEFALAIQEIGGFDCKVSGIPTSAYPTPAKRPQYSLLDKSKIKATFGVMVPDYKESLELCMRLLQ, from the coding sequence ATGAAAAAAATACTAGTTACGGGAACGAATGGACAATTGGGGTCTGAATTAAGGGTTTTGTCTAAAAGGTATACTCAATTTGAGTGGGTTTTTACAGACAGAGGAGAATTGGATTTGTGTGATTTGGTTCATTTGACAATGGAATTATCTAGAATGCAACCTAATTATATCATTAATTGTGCTGCCCACACAGCGGTAGATCGGGCAGAATCTGAATTCGAATTGGCCGATGTATTGAATCATCAAGCGGTAGCGGTGCTAGCGAAATGGAGTGCCAAAAACGATTGTAAGTTGCTCCATATTTCTACTGACTATGTTTTTGATGGAACCGCTGCCACACCTTTGGCAGAGTCGGCTCCTACGACGCCAATTAATGTCTATGGACAAACGAAACTAGCAGGTGAGTTGGCTTGTGCACAGGAATGCCCAAGCAGTATCATTATCAGAACTTCATGGGTGTATTCTAGTTTTGGTGCCAATTTTGTAAAAACGATGTCGCGTTTAATGCAAGAAAGAGATAGTTTGAATGTGGTCAACGATCAAATTGGTAGCCCAACTTATGCGGCAGACTTAGCCCAGGCTGTACTAACCATTATTATCCATCCTACTTGGCAAGCAGGAATCTACCATTTCTCCAATGAAGGCGAAATCAGCTGGTATGAATTTGCCCTAGCTATTCAAGAGATTGGTGGATTTGATTGTAAGGTAAGTGGTATTCCAACTTCTGCTTATCCGACTCCAGCGAAACGTCCACAATATTCGTTATTGGATAAAAGTAAAATTAAAGCTACTTTTGGAGTGATGGTCCCGGATTATAAGGAGAGTTTAGAGCTTTGTATGAGGCTGTTGCAATAG
- the rfbC gene encoding dTDP-4-dehydrorhamnose 3,5-epimerase, which yields MNKEETFIKDLVVLTPDVFEDARGYFFEGYNKNKFSALGIAIDFVQDNQSFSQRGTLRGLHYQNPPYAQTKLVRVLQGEIMDVAVDLRKDSPTYGQHFGIKLTAENKKQLLVPQGFAHGFSVLSETAVVLYKCDQFYNKASEGGIRFDDPTLNIDWGMELKKAIVSEKDLVLPDFANCNSEF from the coding sequence ATGAATAAAGAAGAAACATTTATTAAAGATTTAGTAGTACTTACTCCTGATGTTTTTGAAGACGCTCGTGGGTATTTTTTTGAAGGCTACAATAAAAACAAGTTCAGTGCTCTTGGCATTGCCATCGATTTTGTACAAGACAATCAGTCGTTTTCCCAAAGAGGGACTTTGAGAGGCTTGCATTATCAAAACCCACCTTATGCACAAACGAAATTAGTTCGGGTGTTGCAAGGGGAGATTATGGATGTGGCGGTCGATTTGAGAAAAGATTCTCCGACCTATGGACAGCATTTTGGCATTAAATTAACTGCTGAAAATAAAAAACAATTGTTAGTACCTCAAGGTTTTGCTCATGGCTTTTCGGTTTTGAGTGAAACGGCGGTGGTATTGTATAAATGCGATCAGTTTTATAACAAAGCCAGTGAGGGTGGGATTCGTTTTGATGATCCTACATTAAATATTGATTGGGGAATGGAATTGAAGAAGGCAATTGTTTCAGAAAAGGATTTGGTTTTGCCTGATTTCGCTAATTGTAATAGTGAGTTTTAG